A stretch of Labrus bergylta chromosome 19, fLabBer1.1, whole genome shotgun sequence DNA encodes these proteins:
- the nedd9 gene encoding enhancer of filamentation 1 isoform X1 → MQRGEALASLSETSARVFSCHLNYILGRLCRGDISANICAVFTRVRNLMAKALYDNVPESPEELAFRKGDILTVIEQNTGGLEGWWLCSLHGRQGIAPGNRLKLLIGPMFEAQSPAAGASNAAQSSPQSSAYQQKAGSGSQGLYQVPPSLQSPQQQSQQSIYQVPPAQDIYQVPPRSTLAAENTPSKVVTPTRVGQSYTYSPGQHNQQDLYDVPPSRAQGVYDIPPGQMFPAARNQGVYDVPPSQMDLRTGGHHEGVYDIPPSSQGVYSVPPCRTNLALEEGNYDFPQPLKHKQEGIYDVPPPALTKPAQSPQSHYDFPPSVEPPAHHQQPNANGNEGIYDVPPPALHSGAGSHRDVYDIPRGMQHRMSPADRDGSKGVYDIPAQDARAVADVTDGVNRLSFSSTGSTRSSMSTSSSSTGSSSEGRLALDVDAALQRLHRLQQCVDASVGALHSMSASPHWRTFPFMERHANDVRTVLDRVRATLGDFVVFGRGAAANATALSDSSLHSKLRRQLGRLEDSQQILLQIYQVLENCNWALNALASSGRQHNKTDDLDRFVMVSRTVPDDAKQLASTIGGNAELLFRRTHMDGSFSIGSTPEENMIHPLTSPSSDNDNYGGQTKPFPVSSGQDKDNMNNSEKCVKSWMEDYDYVHLQGKDDFERQQKELLDKENIIKQSQVQLGQEQINQFKKLEQEVIKPVENDITQWISHQHTGLTSTSPSDSSSSSLSPSTPVCARDRELLGFYSEQCEQHFVTLLSAVDAFFGCVSAGQPPRIFVAHSKFVILSAHKLVFIGDTLSRQATAPEVANRVMNSSNVLCDLLKTVVAATKTAALNYPNTAAIQEMVDRVTDLSHHSQQFKEQLLQLANL, encoded by the exons AACCTGATGGCCAAAGCATTGTACGACAACGTGCCCGAGTCCCCCGAGGAGCTGGCCTTCCGCAAAGGGGACATCCTCACCGTCATCGAGCAGAACACAGGGGGCCTGGAGGGATGGTGGCTCTGCTCCCTGCACGGCCGCCAAGGCATCGCCCCCGGCAATCGCCTGAAGCTGCTGATCGGACCCATGTTTGAGGCTCAGTCGCCGGCCGCCGGCGCTTCCAACGCCGCCCAGTCTTCCCCTCAGAGCTCGGCCTATCAGCAGAAGGCGGGCTCGGGGTCTCAAGGGCTCTACCAGGTGCCTCCGTCCCTCCAGAGTCCACAGCAGCAGAGTCAGCAGAGCATCTACCAGGTTCCCCCCGCGCAAGACATCTACCAGGTCCCACCGAGGAGCACGCTAGCAGCTGAAAACACTCCGAGCAAG GTGGTGACCCCGACCAGAGTGGGACAGTCCTACACCTACAGCCCGGGACAGCACAACCAGCAGGACCTCTATGACGTCCCACCGAGTAGAGCACAGGGG GTTTACGATATTCCGCCTGGTCAGATGTTTCCTGCTGCGAGAAACCAGGGGGTCTACGATGTTCCCCCGTCTCAAATGGACCTGAGGACCGGGGGGCATCACGAGGGCGTTTATGACATACCTCCCTCTTCACAAGGG GTCTACTCGGTGCCTCCCTGCAGGACCAACCTGGCCCTCGAGGAGGGGAACTACGACTTCCCGCAGCCTCTCAAACACAAGCAGGAAGGCATCTACGACGTGCCGCCGCCTGCCCTCACCAAGCCCGCCCAGAGCCCCCAGTCCCATTACGATTTCCCCCCCAGCGTGGAGCCTCCTGCCCACCACCAACAACCGAACGCCAACGGCAACGAAGGCATCTACGACGTGCCTCCGCCTGCGCTGCACTCGGGGGCGGGGTCTCACAGGGATGTGTACGACATCCCTCGGGGCATGCAGCACAGAATGTCGCCGGCCGACAGAGACGGCAGCAAAGGCGTCTACGACATCCCCGCTCAGGACGCTCGCGCTGTAGCGGACGTGACGGACGGAGTGAACCGTCTGTCTTTCTCGAGCACGGGCAGCACGCGCAGCAGCATGTCCACGTCCTCGTCCTCCACCGGGTCCAGCTCTGAGGGACGCCTCGCTCTGGACGTGGACGCCGCTCTGCAGAGGTTGCACCGCCTGCAGCAGTGCGTCGACGCCTCGGTCGGGGCTTTGCACTCGATGTCAGCCTCCCCCCACTGGAGGACTTTCCCGTTCATGGAGCGCCACGCTAACGACGTGCGCACGGTGCTGGACCGGGTGCGTGCCACTCTGGGGGACTTTGTCGTGTTTGGTCGGGGGGCCGCGGCGAATGCCACCGCTCTGTCGGACTCCAGCCTGCACAGTAAACTGAGACGACAGCTGGGCCGCCTGGAGGACTCGCAGCAGATCCTCCTGCAGATCTATCAGGTCCTGGAGAACTGCAACTGGGCTCTGAACGCCTTGGCGTCGTCCGGCCGACAGCACAACAAGACCGACGACCTGGATCGCTTCGTCATGGTCTCCAGGACGGTTCCCGACGACGCCAAGCAGCTGGCGTCCACGATAGGTGGCAACGCGGAGCTGCTGTTCAGGCGGACGCACATGGACGGGTCTTTCTCCATCGGGAGCACGCCTGAGGAGAACATGATCCACCCGctcacctccccctcctcgGATAACGACAACTACGGGGGGCAGACCAAACCCTTCCCCGTGTCCTCGGGCCAGGACAAAGACAACATGAACAACAGTGAGAAGTGTGTGAAGAGCTGGATGGAGGACTACGACTATGTCCACCTGCAG GGCAAAGACGACTTCGAGCGGCAGCAGAAGGAGCTCCTGGATAAAGAAAACATCATAAAGCAGAGCCAGGTCCAGCTGGGACAGGAACAG ATCAATCAGTTcaagaagctggagcaggaagtGATCAAACCCGTGGAGAACGACATCACACAGTGGATCTCGCACCAACACACGGGCCTGACCTCCACCTCGCcctctgactcctcctcctcctccctgtcccCCTCCACCCCCGTGTGCGCCCGGGACCGCGAGCTGCTCGGCTTCTACTCGGAGCAGTGCGAGCAGCACTTCGTCACGCTCCTCAGCGCCGTGGACGCCTTTTTCGGCTGCGTCAGCGCCGGGCAGCCGCCGCGCATCTTCGTCGCCCACAGCAAGTTCGTCATCCTCAGCGCGCACAAACTGGTCTTCATCGGAGACACTCTGTCCAGGCAGGCGACGGCGCCCGAGGTGGCCAACCGGGTCATGAACTCCAGTAACGTGCTGTGTGACTTGCTAAAGACGGTCGTGGCAGCGACTAAAACGGCCGCGCTGAACTACCCGAACACGGCCGCCATCCAGGAGATGGTGGACAGAGTCACAGACCTCTCACATCACTCGCAGCAGTTCAAAGAACAGTTGCTGCAGTTGGCTAATTTGTGA
- the nedd9 gene encoding enhancer of filamentation 1 isoform X2, producing the protein MKYKNLMAKALYDNVPESPEELAFRKGDILTVIEQNTGGLEGWWLCSLHGRQGIAPGNRLKLLIGPMFEAQSPAAGASNAAQSSPQSSAYQQKAGSGSQGLYQVPPSLQSPQQQSQQSIYQVPPAQDIYQVPPRSTLAAENTPSKVVTPTRVGQSYTYSPGQHNQQDLYDVPPSRAQGVYDIPPGQMFPAARNQGVYDVPPSQMDLRTGGHHEGVYDIPPSSQGVYSVPPCRTNLALEEGNYDFPQPLKHKQEGIYDVPPPALTKPAQSPQSHYDFPPSVEPPAHHQQPNANGNEGIYDVPPPALHSGAGSHRDVYDIPRGMQHRMSPADRDGSKGVYDIPAQDARAVADVTDGVNRLSFSSTGSTRSSMSTSSSSTGSSSEGRLALDVDAALQRLHRLQQCVDASVGALHSMSASPHWRTFPFMERHANDVRTVLDRVRATLGDFVVFGRGAAANATALSDSSLHSKLRRQLGRLEDSQQILLQIYQVLENCNWALNALASSGRQHNKTDDLDRFVMVSRTVPDDAKQLASTIGGNAELLFRRTHMDGSFSIGSTPEENMIHPLTSPSSDNDNYGGQTKPFPVSSGQDKDNMNNSEKCVKSWMEDYDYVHLQGKDDFERQQKELLDKENIIKQSQVQLGQEQINQFKKLEQEVIKPVENDITQWISHQHTGLTSTSPSDSSSSSLSPSTPVCARDRELLGFYSEQCEQHFVTLLSAVDAFFGCVSAGQPPRIFVAHSKFVILSAHKLVFIGDTLSRQATAPEVANRVMNSSNVLCDLLKTVVAATKTAALNYPNTAAIQEMVDRVTDLSHHSQQFKEQLLQLANL; encoded by the exons AACCTGATGGCCAAAGCATTGTACGACAACGTGCCCGAGTCCCCCGAGGAGCTGGCCTTCCGCAAAGGGGACATCCTCACCGTCATCGAGCAGAACACAGGGGGCCTGGAGGGATGGTGGCTCTGCTCCCTGCACGGCCGCCAAGGCATCGCCCCCGGCAATCGCCTGAAGCTGCTGATCGGACCCATGTTTGAGGCTCAGTCGCCGGCCGCCGGCGCTTCCAACGCCGCCCAGTCTTCCCCTCAGAGCTCGGCCTATCAGCAGAAGGCGGGCTCGGGGTCTCAAGGGCTCTACCAGGTGCCTCCGTCCCTCCAGAGTCCACAGCAGCAGAGTCAGCAGAGCATCTACCAGGTTCCCCCCGCGCAAGACATCTACCAGGTCCCACCGAGGAGCACGCTAGCAGCTGAAAACACTCCGAGCAAG GTGGTGACCCCGACCAGAGTGGGACAGTCCTACACCTACAGCCCGGGACAGCACAACCAGCAGGACCTCTATGACGTCCCACCGAGTAGAGCACAGGGG GTTTACGATATTCCGCCTGGTCAGATGTTTCCTGCTGCGAGAAACCAGGGGGTCTACGATGTTCCCCCGTCTCAAATGGACCTGAGGACCGGGGGGCATCACGAGGGCGTTTATGACATACCTCCCTCTTCACAAGGG GTCTACTCGGTGCCTCCCTGCAGGACCAACCTGGCCCTCGAGGAGGGGAACTACGACTTCCCGCAGCCTCTCAAACACAAGCAGGAAGGCATCTACGACGTGCCGCCGCCTGCCCTCACCAAGCCCGCCCAGAGCCCCCAGTCCCATTACGATTTCCCCCCCAGCGTGGAGCCTCCTGCCCACCACCAACAACCGAACGCCAACGGCAACGAAGGCATCTACGACGTGCCTCCGCCTGCGCTGCACTCGGGGGCGGGGTCTCACAGGGATGTGTACGACATCCCTCGGGGCATGCAGCACAGAATGTCGCCGGCCGACAGAGACGGCAGCAAAGGCGTCTACGACATCCCCGCTCAGGACGCTCGCGCTGTAGCGGACGTGACGGACGGAGTGAACCGTCTGTCTTTCTCGAGCACGGGCAGCACGCGCAGCAGCATGTCCACGTCCTCGTCCTCCACCGGGTCCAGCTCTGAGGGACGCCTCGCTCTGGACGTGGACGCCGCTCTGCAGAGGTTGCACCGCCTGCAGCAGTGCGTCGACGCCTCGGTCGGGGCTTTGCACTCGATGTCAGCCTCCCCCCACTGGAGGACTTTCCCGTTCATGGAGCGCCACGCTAACGACGTGCGCACGGTGCTGGACCGGGTGCGTGCCACTCTGGGGGACTTTGTCGTGTTTGGTCGGGGGGCCGCGGCGAATGCCACCGCTCTGTCGGACTCCAGCCTGCACAGTAAACTGAGACGACAGCTGGGCCGCCTGGAGGACTCGCAGCAGATCCTCCTGCAGATCTATCAGGTCCTGGAGAACTGCAACTGGGCTCTGAACGCCTTGGCGTCGTCCGGCCGACAGCACAACAAGACCGACGACCTGGATCGCTTCGTCATGGTCTCCAGGACGGTTCCCGACGACGCCAAGCAGCTGGCGTCCACGATAGGTGGCAACGCGGAGCTGCTGTTCAGGCGGACGCACATGGACGGGTCTTTCTCCATCGGGAGCACGCCTGAGGAGAACATGATCCACCCGctcacctccccctcctcgGATAACGACAACTACGGGGGGCAGACCAAACCCTTCCCCGTGTCCTCGGGCCAGGACAAAGACAACATGAACAACAGTGAGAAGTGTGTGAAGAGCTGGATGGAGGACTACGACTATGTCCACCTGCAG GGCAAAGACGACTTCGAGCGGCAGCAGAAGGAGCTCCTGGATAAAGAAAACATCATAAAGCAGAGCCAGGTCCAGCTGGGACAGGAACAG ATCAATCAGTTcaagaagctggagcaggaagtGATCAAACCCGTGGAGAACGACATCACACAGTGGATCTCGCACCAACACACGGGCCTGACCTCCACCTCGCcctctgactcctcctcctcctccctgtcccCCTCCACCCCCGTGTGCGCCCGGGACCGCGAGCTGCTCGGCTTCTACTCGGAGCAGTGCGAGCAGCACTTCGTCACGCTCCTCAGCGCCGTGGACGCCTTTTTCGGCTGCGTCAGCGCCGGGCAGCCGCCGCGCATCTTCGTCGCCCACAGCAAGTTCGTCATCCTCAGCGCGCACAAACTGGTCTTCATCGGAGACACTCTGTCCAGGCAGGCGACGGCGCCCGAGGTGGCCAACCGGGTCATGAACTCCAGTAACGTGCTGTGTGACTTGCTAAAGACGGTCGTGGCAGCGACTAAAACGGCCGCGCTGAACTACCCGAACACGGCCGCCATCCAGGAGATGGTGGACAGAGTCACAGACCTCTCACATCACTCGCAGCAGTTCAAAGAACAGTTGCTGCAGTTGGCTAATTTGTGA